In the Methanofollis sp. genome, one interval contains:
- a CDS encoding chemotaxis protein CheW, with amino-acid sequence MAETVDVVKFELGGEYYALDIHLAREIVEMIPITPVPRAPSHIAGVINLRGEITNIIDLATLLNVQTRSETENRKIIVLVSEATGGSNLGIIVDDVSAVMQVTEADVEKMDAGLCHEAYVKGIIKTRENKNGETEATGLVIWIDVAKVLEDLTGLHGA; translated from the coding sequence ATGGCAGAAACAGTAGACGTGGTGAAATTCGAACTCGGCGGCGAGTATTATGCCCTCGATATCCACCTAGCACGGGAGATCGTGGAGATGATCCCGATCACTCCCGTGCCCAGGGCGCCCTCCCACATCGCCGGCGTCATCAACCTGAGGGGCGAGATCACGAACATCATCGACCTTGCCACCCTCCTCAACGTCCAGACCAGGTCCGAGACAGAGAACAGGAAGATCATCGTCCTCGTTTCGGAAGCGACCGGCGGTTCAAACCTCGGGATCATCGTTGACGATGTCAGCGCCGTGATGCAGGTCACTGAGGCCGACGTGGAGAAGATGGACGCAGGCCTCTGCCACGAGGCCTATGTGAAAGGGATCATCAAGACACGTGAGAATAAGAACGGCGAGACCGAGGCGACCGGTCTTGTGATCTGGATCGACGTGGCAA